A single genomic interval of Scylla paramamosain isolate STU-SP2022 chromosome 12, ASM3559412v1, whole genome shotgun sequence harbors:
- the LOC135105490 gene encoding 5-exo-hydroxycamphor dehydrogenase-like, with the protein MSEENGTSDTCTPTHEQNPYGRSIVFLGRERSPAFVTESTRLPARLTPGQVLVKVELATICGSDLHTLNGTRTTSQPCVLGHEGSGLVIASAREGLREGQRVTWGVCASCNKCLHCSIGLENKCKTLQKCGHTVVSAAPLFGTYSTHVLCPPGTPVVPLPPALTPTLAAPINCALATMVNALSKVPPSPPLGQPGASVALVQGAGMLGLYASALLKEAGFSKVFCVDVNRVRLTRVVDFGAIPVHPDQEEEVIPAGSVDVVFEVCGNKEVVSQGVRVLREGGTYVLVGLVCPSDAHLPVTALVLKCLTVVGVHNYTAKHLHQAVTFMERHHDRYPFASLVGLVYPLSDFRCAVEAARSGQFFRVGVNPQQ; encoded by the exons ATGAGTGAGGAGAACGGTACCTCGGACACCTGCACGCCTACCCACGAACAGAACCCCTACGGCCGCTCTATCGTCTTCCTCGGGCGGGAAAGATCACCTGCCTTCGTCACCGAGTCTACCCGCCTACCTGCCCGCCTCACCCCTGGCCAG GTGCTCGTCAAGGTGGAGCTGGCAACAATCTGCGGCTCAGACTTACACACCCTGAACGGAACCAGAACCACATCACAACCCTG TgtactgggccacgagggcagCGGTCTGGTGATAGCCTCGGCGAGAGAGGGATTGCGGGAGGGCCAGCGGGTAACGTGGGGCGTGTGTGCCTCGTGCAACAAGTGCCTCCACTGTTCCATTGGGCTGGAGAACAAATGCAAGACGCTTCAGAAG TGTGGACACACCGTGGTGTCCGCCGCCCCTCTCTTCGGGACATACTCCACCCACGTCCTGTGTCCCCCTGGTACACCAGTGGTTCCTCTGCCCCCCGCCCTCACGCCCACACTAGCTGCCCCCATCAACTGTGCCCTTGCCACCATGGTCAATGCACTCTCCAAAGTGCCGCCCTCGCCGCCTCTGGGCCAGCCTGGGGCGTCCGTGGCCCTAGTGCAG GGGGCAGGCATGCTGGGACTGTACGCCTCCGCCCTGCTTAAGGAGGCGGGATTCTCCAAGGTGTTCTGTGTGGACGTCAACAGAGTGAGACTGACGAGAGTGGTGGATTTCGGAGCCATCCCAGTGCATCCTGAtcaag aggaggaggtgattcCCGCGGGCAGCGTCGATGTGGTCTTCGAAGTGTGCGGCAATAAAGAG GTGGTGAGCCAGGGCGTGAGAGTTCTGAGGGAGGGCGGGACCTACGTGCTGGTGGGCCTTGTGTGTCCCTCCGATGCACACCTGCCTGTCACCGCTCTAGTGCTCAAGTGCCTGACGGTCGTGG GCGTGCACAACTACACGGCCAAGCATCTCCATCAGGCTGTGACCTTCATGGAGCGCCACCACGACCGCTACCCCTTCGCCTCTCTAGTCGGGCTCGTCTACCCACTCTCGGACTTCagg TGTGCCGTGGAAGCTGCCCGAAGTGGCCAGTTCTTCCGCGTGGGAGTCAACCCTCAGCAGTGA